One Lujinxingia sediminis DNA segment encodes these proteins:
- the murA gene encoding UDP-N-acetylglucosamine 1-carboxyvinyltransferase, whose translation MSMEKFVIEGGRKLSGKVRPGGSKNEALPCLAATLLSDEPITLRNVPRIRDVEVMLEVMADLGGEHEWIEENVVRVVNKNVNRTDLNQELCRKVRASILFAGSMLGRSQRCELPPPGGDVIGRRRLDTHFLALRALGATIEFNEGRFTFEADKLHGAEIFMDEASVTATENAVMAAALAQGTTVIRNAACEPHVQGLCRMLVAMGARIQGIGTNILTIEGTKGMWGCEHTIGPDYLEVGSLAGLAAVTGSELTIEGVVPDDLRMIRLVFEKLGVKTELRGEDLFVPGDQDLVIRDDMNNAMAKVDDAPWPAFPTDLMSIAITVATQSKGTVLFFEKMFEGRMFFVDSLIAMGAKIVFCDPHRVVVVGGGELIGSTLESPDVRAGMALLIAAMCARGTSTIYNVRQIDRGYERIDEKLNALGANIKRLPVE comes from the coding sequence ATATCCATGGAAAAGTTCGTCATCGAAGGTGGTCGTAAGCTCTCGGGGAAAGTTCGTCCGGGAGGCAGCAAAAATGAAGCGTTGCCCTGTCTGGCGGCGACGCTGCTGAGCGACGAGCCGATCACGCTGCGCAACGTCCCGCGTATTCGCGACGTGGAGGTGATGCTGGAGGTGATGGCCGACCTGGGTGGCGAACACGAGTGGATCGAGGAGAACGTGGTTCGGGTGGTCAACAAGAATGTGAACCGCACCGACCTCAATCAGGAGCTGTGCCGCAAGGTGCGCGCCTCGATTCTCTTTGCGGGCAGCATGCTCGGGCGCAGCCAGCGCTGTGAGCTTCCGCCTCCCGGCGGTGACGTCATCGGGCGTCGTCGTCTCGATACGCACTTTCTGGCGCTGCGCGCGCTGGGGGCGACGATCGAATTCAACGAGGGGCGATTTACCTTTGAAGCCGACAAGCTGCACGGCGCCGAGATCTTTATGGACGAGGCCTCGGTGACGGCGACCGAGAACGCGGTCATGGCTGCGGCCCTGGCTCAGGGGACCACCGTGATTCGCAACGCCGCCTGCGAGCCCCACGTGCAGGGTCTTTGCCGCATGCTCGTGGCCATGGGCGCGCGCATCCAGGGGATCGGCACCAACATCCTCACCATCGAGGGCACCAAGGGGATGTGGGGCTGTGAGCACACCATCGGCCCGGATTACCTGGAGGTGGGATCGCTGGCCGGCCTGGCCGCGGTGACCGGAAGCGAGCTGACCATTGAAGGCGTGGTCCCCGACGATCTGCGGATGATTCGCCTGGTGTTTGAGAAGCTCGGCGTTAAGACCGAGCTCCGCGGCGAAGACCTCTTCGTGCCCGGCGACCAGGACCTGGTGATTCGCGACGATATGAACAACGCGATGGCCAAGGTGGACGACGCGCCCTGGCCGGCGTTCCCGACCGACCTGATGTCGATCGCGATCACGGTGGCCACCCAGAGCAAGGGCACCGTGCTCTTTTTCGAGAAGATGTTCGAAGGGCGGATGTTCTTCGTGGACTCGCTGATTGCGATGGGCGCCAAGATCGTCTTCTGCGACCCGCATCGCGTGGTGGTGGTCGGCGGCGGGGAGCTGATCGGCTCGACGCTGGAGTCGCCGGACGTGCGCGCGGGCATGGCGCTGCTGATCGCGGCGATGTGCGCCCGGGGCACGAGCACCATCTACAACGTGCGCCAGATCGACCGCGGCTATGAGCGCATCGATGAGAAGCTCAATGCTCTGGGAGCGAATATCAAACGCCTCCCCGTGGAGTGA
- a CDS encoding xanthine dehydrogenase molybdopterin binding subunit, with protein sequence MTEKHLDAELHTRGTSLYVDDVAPPAGMLHAAIYGSPVAHGRVKALHLDKARKAPGVVAIYTGEDVPGENQIGPVLPDEPLLATDVVEYHGHPMAMVVAESDEDARHALTLIEADIEALEVITCPRVAHEAGHILGTPRTFAMGDTAAAFAECDVVVEGRSDVGGQEHLYLETQRARAVPTEGDRLRVYSSTQSPYAVQKACARILGLPTHRVEVDVIRLGGGFGGKEDQATSWACLAALAAHKTGRPTQLVLHRLDDLRMTGKRHPYSADYKIGLSKDGNIQAFEVKHFQNSGAKTDLSLAVLERTLFHSTNSYFIPNVRAYAASCRTNLPPNTAFRGFGGPQGMFVIESAIAHAAEVMGIDRAEIQKKNLIQEGESFPYGQQAERARAVRTWEEAEEGFEVAAWQKDIDAYNAKNTATKKGLAAMPICFGISFTATFLNQASALMHVYTDGSVSLSTGGVEMGQGLSSKLVGIAARALHISPERIKVETTNTTRIANMSPSAASATTDLNGSATILAADELLGRFRELLARELGVQDAENITFEDERVYYRGELTEWTWEKVVSQAYLSRVALSAHAFFATPNVWFDKQRETGRPFAYHVFGTAWTEVTIDLLRGTYTVDRVRLVHDLGRTINANVDLGQIEGGLAQGIGWMTLEELAFAEDGRLSSFALSTYKVPDGDALPEDIEVRMLEDADNPVGPFGSKAVGEPPLMYGIGTFFALRAALRAAAPDAELHFNAPMTPEKVMLQLHHQRLRTLWETPSTAAPAAAGE encoded by the coding sequence ATGACCGAAAAACACCTCGACGCTGAGCTTCATACCCGCGGGACCTCCCTCTACGTCGACGACGTGGCGCCGCCGGCCGGCATGCTTCACGCCGCCATCTACGGCTCGCCAGTCGCCCACGGCCGCGTCAAAGCGCTGCACCTGGACAAAGCGCGAAAGGCCCCGGGGGTCGTGGCCATCTACACCGGCGAGGACGTGCCGGGTGAGAATCAGATCGGCCCGGTGCTTCCGGATGAGCCCCTGCTAGCCACCGACGTGGTCGAGTATCACGGCCATCCCATGGCGATGGTCGTCGCAGAAAGCGACGAAGACGCGCGCCACGCGCTCACGCTGATCGAGGCGGACATCGAAGCGCTTGAGGTCATCACCTGCCCGCGCGTGGCGCATGAGGCCGGCCACATCCTGGGGACCCCGCGCACCTTTGCGATGGGCGACACCGCGGCGGCCTTTGCCGAGTGCGACGTCGTGGTCGAAGGGCGCAGCGACGTCGGCGGTCAGGAGCACCTCTACCTGGAGACGCAGCGCGCCCGCGCCGTGCCCACCGAGGGCGATCGCCTCCGGGTGTACTCGTCGACCCAGAGCCCCTACGCGGTGCAGAAGGCCTGCGCGCGCATCCTGGGGCTCCCCACCCACCGGGTGGAAGTGGACGTGATTCGCCTGGGCGGCGGCTTTGGCGGCAAAGAAGATCAGGCCACCTCCTGGGCCTGTCTGGCGGCGCTGGCCGCCCACAAGACCGGGCGCCCCACCCAGCTTGTGCTCCACCGCCTCGACGACCTGCGCATGACCGGCAAGCGCCACCCCTACAGCGCCGACTACAAAATCGGGCTGAGCAAGGACGGCAACATCCAGGCCTTCGAGGTCAAACACTTCCAGAACTCCGGCGCCAAGACCGACCTCTCGCTGGCGGTGCTCGAGCGCACGCTCTTTCACTCCACCAACAGCTACTTCATCCCCAACGTGCGGGCGTATGCGGCGAGCTGCCGCACGAACCTGCCGCCGAACACGGCGTTCCGTGGGTTCGGGGGGCCGCAGGGCATGTTTGTGATCGAGAGCGCCATCGCACACGCCGCCGAGGTGATGGGCATCGACCGCGCCGAGATTCAGAAGAAAAACCTCATTCAAGAAGGTGAGAGCTTCCCCTACGGCCAGCAGGCCGAGCGCGCCCGCGCTGTGCGCACCTGGGAGGAGGCTGAAGAAGGCTTCGAGGTCGCCGCCTGGCAGAAGGACATCGACGCCTACAACGCCAAAAACACCGCCACCAAAAAAGGCCTGGCGGCGATGCCCATCTGCTTTGGCATCTCGTTTACGGCGACCTTCCTCAACCAGGCCTCCGCGCTGATGCACGTGTACACCGACGGCAGCGTAAGCCTCTCGACCGGGGGCGTGGAGATGGGCCAGGGCTTGAGCTCAAAGCTCGTGGGCATTGCAGCGCGTGCGCTGCACATCAGCCCGGAGCGCATCAAGGTGGAGACGACCAACACCACGCGCATCGCCAACATGTCGCCCAGCGCGGCCAGCGCCACCACCGACCTCAACGGCAGCGCCACGATCCTGGCGGCCGACGAGCTGCTGGGGCGTTTTCGCGAGCTGCTGGCCCGCGAGCTCGGCGTGCAGGATGCCGAGAACATCACCTTTGAAGACGAGCGGGTCTACTACCGCGGTGAGCTCACCGAGTGGACCTGGGAGAAGGTGGTCAGCCAGGCCTACCTCTCGCGCGTGGCGCTCTCGGCGCACGCCTTCTTTGCCACGCCCAACGTCTGGTTTGATAAGCAGCGTGAGACGGGCCGGCCCTTTGCCTACCACGTCTTCGGGACGGCCTGGACCGAGGTGACCATCGACCTGTTGCGCGGCACCTACACCGTGGACCGGGTGCGCCTGGTTCACGACCTGGGGCGCACCATCAACGCGAACGTCGACCTCGGCCAGATCGAGGGCGGACTGGCCCAGGGCATCGGCTGGATGACCCTCGAAGAGCTCGCCTTCGCCGAAGATGGCCGCCTCAGCTCGTTTGCCCTCTCCACCTACAAGGTTCCCGACGGCGACGCTCTGCCCGAAGACATTGAGGTGCGCATGCTCGAAGACGCCGACAACCCGGTGGGCCCCTTTGGCTCGAAGGCCGTTGGCGAGCCGCCCTTGATGTACGGCATCGGCACCTTCTTTGCGTTGCGCGCGGCGCTGCGCGCGGCCGCCCCCGACGCCGAGCTGCACTTCAACGCGCCGATGACCCCGGAGAAGGTGATGTTGCAGCTGCATCACCAGCGCCTGCGCACGCTCTGGGAGACGCCCTCCACCGCCGCCCCCGCTGCCGCCGGCGAATAA
- a CDS encoding MerR family transcriptional regulator has protein sequence MSTEEEATLNIGALSMATGVPVETIRTWERRYGFPQSRRNEAGHRIYDLETIEHLRLITSVLAVGYRPSQLQGRSREELEELLEHSGSDEESDDANAAEKASRAGGESLRSAESEGWLERWLDAVGQLDRERLEGQMRLDWSRMNALGFVEERVGPFLVALGEGWASGRLSVLHEHFASECVRDFLAAAWRPLSDMARGNKVILATLSGEQHCLGLHMAALIAAVANQRVVFIGANSPVEDIAAAAQQSGAHGIALSMSQYANPAASRAFLETLRELTDPKLDIVVGGSGAPDDINGVQKLDGFEDYYEFFQTWQRR, from the coding sequence ATGAGCACAGAGGAAGAAGCTACACTAAATATCGGCGCGCTCTCCATGGCAACCGGCGTGCCTGTGGAGACGATTCGAACCTGGGAGCGTCGTTATGGCTTTCCGCAGTCGCGTCGAAACGAGGCCGGCCACCGCATCTATGATCTGGAGACGATCGAGCACCTTCGCCTGATCACGTCGGTGCTGGCAGTCGGCTACCGTCCTTCTCAGCTGCAGGGGAGAAGCCGCGAGGAACTCGAAGAGCTTCTGGAGCACAGCGGCAGCGACGAGGAGTCCGATGACGCGAACGCGGCCGAGAAGGCCTCACGCGCCGGCGGTGAGTCGCTGCGTTCGGCGGAGAGCGAGGGCTGGCTGGAGCGCTGGCTCGACGCGGTGGGGCAGCTCGATCGCGAGCGTCTTGAGGGGCAGATGCGGCTGGACTGGAGCCGCATGAACGCACTTGGCTTCGTCGAAGAGCGCGTGGGGCCTTTTCTGGTGGCGCTGGGCGAGGGCTGGGCATCGGGGCGACTCAGTGTGCTTCATGAGCATTTCGCCAGCGAATGCGTGCGGGATTTTCTCGCGGCCGCCTGGCGCCCCCTCAGCGATATGGCGCGCGGAAACAAGGTGATCCTGGCCACCTTGAGTGGTGAGCAGCACTGTCTGGGGCTTCATATGGCCGCGCTGATCGCGGCGGTGGCCAACCAGCGCGTGGTGTTCATCGGCGCGAACTCCCCTGTGGAAGATATCGCGGCTGCCGCGCAGCAATCGGGCGCCCACGGCATCGCGCTGAGCATGTCGCAGTACGCCAACCCGGCGGCCTCCCGCGCGTTTTTAGAGACGCTGCGCGAGCTCACCGATCCCAAACTCGATATCGTCGTCGGTGGCAGCGGCGCCCCTGATGATATCAACGGGGTACAGAAGTTGGACGGCTTTGAAGATTATTACGAGTTCTTCCAGACGTGGCAGCGCCGCTGA
- a CDS encoding XdhC family protein, protein MLDLSLWRYVLGSLEAGQPVHLTHVAWHSRHSPGTTGASLAVVGSGESWGTIGGGVMEAELIQRAVAQLTSWTPQEGVRLEVRELEHRRKATRGERSGLFCAGQQTNMSYIVGPAQALVVRRILELMESDEPGWVEVGPEGLRLDETTPPELPPLRFERPTHATVLLRAQLLNWKRVAIIGGGHCGLALSRVMAGLGYTVTIFDTRADVFTLQQNAFAAHKIVVEDYADAGALIRQPEWTHVVVMSADVDSDIRGLLGVTRLEETKGPFPYIGVMGAPAKLARIRSALGEAGIGEDAIARLYAPIGLKMTSNTPEEIAISVAAEILQERERLFPFTAAPSP, encoded by the coding sequence GTGCTGGACCTCTCATTGTGGCGATACGTGCTGGGCTCGTTGGAGGCCGGCCAGCCCGTGCACCTGACGCACGTCGCCTGGCATAGCCGCCACTCGCCGGGGACCACCGGGGCGAGCCTGGCGGTGGTGGGGAGCGGTGAGAGTTGGGGCACCATTGGCGGTGGCGTGATGGAGGCCGAGCTGATCCAGCGGGCTGTGGCGCAGCTAACGAGCTGGACGCCGCAGGAGGGCGTGCGGCTGGAGGTGCGCGAGCTGGAGCATCGACGCAAAGCCACCCGTGGGGAGCGCTCCGGGCTTTTTTGCGCCGGCCAGCAGACCAATATGTCGTACATCGTTGGGCCGGCTCAGGCGTTGGTCGTTCGGCGTATTCTGGAACTCATGGAGTCGGATGAACCCGGGTGGGTGGAGGTTGGCCCGGAGGGACTTCGCCTCGATGAGACTACGCCGCCCGAGCTCCCACCGCTTCGCTTTGAGCGCCCCACGCACGCCACGGTTCTGCTGCGTGCGCAACTCTTAAACTGGAAGCGCGTCGCCATCATCGGCGGCGGCCACTGCGGGCTGGCGCTCTCCCGGGTGATGGCCGGGCTGGGCTACACGGTGACGATTTTCGACACCCGCGCCGACGTGTTCACCCTGCAGCAAAACGCCTTCGCCGCCCATAAGATCGTGGTCGAGGACTACGCGGATGCCGGGGCGCTGATTCGGCAGCCGGAGTGGACGCATGTGGTGGTGATGAGCGCGGATGTCGACTCGGACATCCGCGGGCTCCTCGGTGTCACGCGTCTCGAAGAAACCAAGGGCCCCTTTCCCTACATCGGCGTGATGGGCGCGCCGGCCAAGCTGGCCCGCATCCGCAGCGCGCTTGGCGAAGCGGGCATCGGCGAAGACGCCATCGCCCGCCTCTACGCGCCCATCGGCTTGAAGATGACCAGCAACACCCCCGAAGAGATCGCGATCAGCGTCGCCGCCGAGATCTTGCAGGAACGCGAGCGCCTCTTCCCCTTCACCGCCGCGCCCTCCCCTTAA
- a CDS encoding HD domain-containing protein, with translation MRPKLFRDPIHDIISLDLSDEAESLLFDLMRTSTVQRLRRVKQLGLASLVYQGAEHSRFAHSMGVAHIARRMVASLPMEVDTRTRQEVFAAALLHDVGHGPFSHAIEKVTGVNHEQFTREAILDEEGEVFRILAAVDPELPRDVARYFEPREGFDPGRQVFRDIVSSQLDADRQDYILRDGHATGVKIGVYDFERILATLKVYESKGAGAKTVRRLAVSYRAREAVEDYLIARFHMFKQVYLHKTVRAAEKMLEAVLRRAGERYAAGERWGGLDDRHPLLRLLGGEALSTREYLQVDDTDVWMMLKVWQRGDDEVLARLSEGLLNRELYKTVDLPPGDPVLVARILDRAAEVAREQGLKVDYAVLVDRARDTPYRPYDPSHPRLSAHIPVVERDGGVVPIEQGSDFVHLLGRDTYNTVRLCVPGSVRRVLLEREVGARRLVDEVE, from the coding sequence ATGCGACCGAAGCTCTTTCGCGATCCGATTCATGACATCATCAGCCTGGACTTGAGCGATGAGGCCGAGAGCCTGCTCTTTGATCTGATGCGTACCTCAACGGTGCAGCGCCTGCGGCGCGTGAAGCAGCTGGGGCTGGCATCGCTGGTGTATCAGGGGGCGGAGCATAGCCGCTTTGCGCACTCGATGGGGGTGGCGCATATCGCGCGGCGGATGGTGGCGTCGCTGCCCATGGAGGTGGACACGCGCACGCGTCAGGAGGTCTTTGCGGCGGCGCTTCTGCACGATGTGGGGCATGGGCCTTTTAGCCACGCGATTGAGAAGGTCACGGGCGTAAACCACGAGCAGTTTACGCGCGAGGCGATCCTCGATGAGGAGGGGGAGGTTTTTCGGATACTGGCGGCAGTGGACCCGGAATTGCCACGCGACGTCGCGCGATATTTTGAGCCTCGGGAGGGGTTTGATCCGGGGCGGCAGGTGTTTCGCGACATCGTCAGCTCGCAGCTCGATGCCGACCGCCAGGACTACATTCTGCGCGACGGGCACGCCACCGGGGTGAAGATCGGCGTCTATGATTTTGAGCGGATCCTGGCCACGCTGAAGGTCTACGAGAGCAAGGGGGCTGGCGCGAAGACGGTGCGCAGGCTGGCGGTGAGCTACCGGGCGCGCGAGGCGGTGGAGGATTATCTGATCGCGCGTTTTCATATGTTCAAGCAGGTGTACCTGCATAAGACGGTGCGGGCGGCCGAGAAGATGCTCGAGGCGGTGCTGCGCCGGGCGGGTGAGCGCTACGCGGCCGGGGAGCGGTGGGGAGGGCTCGATGACCGGCATCCGCTCTTGAGGTTGCTCGGTGGCGAGGCGCTGAGCACCCGCGAGTATCTGCAGGTCGATGACACCGACGTGTGGATGATGCTCAAGGTGTGGCAGCGGGGCGATGATGAGGTGCTGGCCCGGCTGAGCGAGGGGCTCTTGAATCGGGAGCTCTATAAGACGGTGGATCTGCCGCCGGGCGACCCGGTGCTGGTGGCGCGCATCCTGGACCGCGCCGCCGAGGTGGCCCGCGAGCAGGGATTGAAGGTCGATTACGCGGTGCTTGTCGACCGCGCCCGCGACACACCCTATCGCCCCTACGATCCGAGTCACCCCCGGCTGAGCGCGCATATCCCGGTGGTGGAGCGCGACGGGGGAGTGGTGCCGATTGAGCAGGGCAGCGACTTTGTGCACCTGCTGGGTCGGGATACCTACAACACGGTGCGCCTCTGCGTGCCGGGGTCGGTGCGCCGCGTGTTGCTGGAGCGCGAGGTGGGGGCGCGGCGGCTGGTCGATGAGGTCGAGTGA
- a CDS encoding HTH domain-containing protein: MTFAEAAIEVLFRAGRPLHFKKIAEAAINENLLSHVGRTPEVTMGERLNQELKKEDSSPVVSVRPGVFALRDEYIKKLESEGHERLPLGAKPAAPARAEKANGKAEEPAAEAKSDDDESQSRRRSSSRRRRRRGSRNRSNEAREESREESPSTSGRRKSSSSRRKSSSSRRKSSSSRRKSSSSRRKSSSSKREKTRNERGGRRERNDGRRSERRDTRRPARTGRPVNRHLKEGPVRMDTIAEAALTVLNDNNRRPMKVKDLADAIFERKLVRFHTHDPAATVQAAIAGDNQIREQKGNRPLFIQYDRERWGLTEWGLSSSSTEREQQILTLAEEIRQDAVSHLGQALTDIKAEAVEHLALTLMERLGYRNIKVSKRSSEGDVFFTSDWRQGLADVRVCIQVVGDSSMELPASAVTDLRGTLHHYSASEGVIIHLGKISADAVKESREEKLAAITLIDRDTFVELLIKHGIGVRTYQTPITMVDTSFIEALASA, encoded by the coding sequence ATGACTTTTGCAGAAGCTGCCATTGAGGTTCTTTTTCGCGCAGGACGCCCACTTCATTTCAAAAAGATCGCTGAAGCAGCCATCAACGAGAACCTTCTCTCCCACGTCGGTCGCACCCCCGAAGTCACCATGGGCGAGCGACTCAACCAGGAGCTGAAGAAGGAAGACAGCTCGCCGGTCGTCAGCGTGCGCCCGGGCGTCTTCGCCCTGCGCGACGAGTACATCAAAAAACTTGAGAGCGAAGGCCACGAGCGCCTCCCCCTCGGCGCCAAACCGGCCGCCCCGGCCCGAGCTGAAAAAGCCAACGGCAAGGCCGAAGAGCCCGCCGCCGAAGCCAAATCGGACGACGATGAGAGCCAGAGCCGACGCCGCTCCTCCAGCCGTCGTCGTCGCCGCCGTGGCAGCCGCAACCGCTCCAACGAAGCTCGCGAAGAGAGCCGCGAAGAGAGCCCCTCGACGTCGGGCCGTCGCAAGTCCTCGTCGAGCCGTCGCAAATCCTCGTCGAGCCGTCGCAAGTCCTCCTCGAGCCGTCGCAAGTCCTCCTCGAGCCGTCGCAAGTCCTCGTCGAGCAAGCGCGAGAAGACTCGTAACGAGCGTGGCGGACGCCGTGAGCGCAACGATGGCCGCCGCTCCGAGCGCCGCGACACCCGTCGCCCCGCTCGCACCGGCCGTCCCGTAAACCGTCACCTCAAAGAGGGGCCGGTGCGCATGGACACCATCGCCGAAGCCGCACTGACCGTGCTCAACGATAACAACCGCCGCCCGATGAAGGTCAAAGACCTGGCCGACGCCATCTTCGAGCGCAAGCTGGTCCGCTTCCACACCCACGATCCGGCCGCCACCGTTCAGGCCGCCATCGCCGGCGACAACCAGATCCGCGAGCAGAAGGGCAACCGTCCCCTCTTCATCCAGTACGACCGCGAGCGCTGGGGTCTCACCGAGTGGGGCCTCTCCTCAAGCTCCACCGAGCGTGAGCAGCAGATCCTCACCCTGGCCGAAGAGATCCGTCAGGACGCCGTCAGCCACCTCGGCCAGGCGCTCACCGACATCAAAGCCGAAGCCGTCGAGCACCTCGCGCTCACGCTGATGGAGCGTCTGGGCTACCGCAACATCAAGGTCTCCAAGCGCTCCTCCGAAGGTGATGTCTTCTTCACCTCCGACTGGCGCCAGGGCCTGGCCGATGTGCGCGTCTGCATCCAGGTCGTCGGCGACAGCTCCATGGAGCTCCCCGCCAGCGCCGTGACCGACCTTCGGGGCACCCTGCACCACTACTCCGCCTCCGAAGGCGTCATCATTCACCTGGGCAAGATCAGCGCCGACGCCGTCAAAGAGAGCCGCGAAGAAAAACTCGCTGCAATCACGCTGATTGACCGCGACACCTTCGTCGAGCTGCTCATCAAGCACGGCATCGGCGTGCGCACCTACCAGACGCCGATCACCATGGTCGACACCTCCTTCATCGAGGCCCTGGCCTCGGCATGA
- the lipB gene encoding lipoyl(octanoyl) transferase LipB, translated as MKLIRPGLVPYGQALSWQLELRSRLQEGRAHDATGYLLCLEHPPVVTLGKRGRAEDIFGLDQLRDRGTQFFKIDRGGEATYHGPGQLVVYPIVRLDELGIGVVDLIRGMAASLSSALAEYDVGADYDADHPGLWTHTTPPRKIASVGMRVSGGVTTHGAAINLINDLIPFSLFVPCGMPNAPVTRLLDHLDTPAGCTVDDFTDRFLTHFAAFLDRAFEPLDLAPPPPEQAAPPMTL; from the coding sequence ATGAAGCTTATCCGCCCCGGTCTCGTCCCCTACGGTCAGGCGCTGAGCTGGCAGCTTGAGCTGCGCAGCCGTCTGCAGGAGGGGCGAGCCCACGACGCCACCGGTTACCTGCTCTGCCTGGAGCATCCGCCGGTGGTCACGCTCGGCAAGCGCGGCCGGGCCGAAGATATCTTCGGCCTGGACCAACTCCGAGACCGGGGCACCCAATTCTTCAAAATCGATCGCGGCGGGGAAGCCACCTACCACGGCCCCGGCCAGCTGGTGGTCTACCCCATCGTGCGCCTCGACGAGCTGGGTATCGGCGTCGTCGATCTCATCCGCGGGATGGCCGCCTCGCTCTCCAGCGCTCTGGCCGAGTACGACGTCGGCGCCGACTACGACGCCGACCACCCCGGGCTGTGGACCCACACCACCCCGCCCCGCAAGATCGCCAGCGTCGGCATGCGCGTCTCCGGCGGTGTCACCACCCACGGCGCTGCGATCAACCTCATCAACGACCTCATCCCCTTCTCCCTCTTTGTGCCCTGCGGCATGCCCAACGCCCCGGTCACTCGCCTCCTCGATCACCTCGACACCCCCGCGGGCTGCACCGTCGACGACTTCACCGACCGCTTCCTCACCCACTTCGCAGCCTTTCTCGACCGCGCGTTTGAGCCCCTCGATCTGGCCCCCCCGCCCCCCGAGCAGGCCGCGCCCCCGATGACTCTTTAA
- a CDS encoding FAD binding domain-containing protein gives MTTHVEFWLNDRRVITDVPDGMLVLDYLRKDRLLTGTKEGCKEGDCGACSILIGEVVEGVMRYQPVTSCLTPVGEMHGKHVVSIEGLNLPGKLNPVQQAMVDRVGSQCGFCTPGFIVSMCWYMMAARETPTLEGFQRAFSGNLCRCTGYAAINRASLDLVENFGPGGQWASIWEADDRLSALMEAGLLPGYFAEMPKRLEAIGEMEEVPRDDADVIDFFVAGGTDLYVQKGELLPRAQVKILNRHPEMKGIRRQGDTLHIGALTTFEEFGASDEVVAFIPQIQDYLHLIASLPLRNRATIAGNIINASPIGDMTAIMLALDTTLVFARGETTREVELKRFYKGYKTFDKHPSEVMTELRLQIPAAGTGVYFEKVSKRRCLDIATVNSAARLRLSDDGVVEEASLTLGGVAATPLWLEKTGAFLTGEVLTDALWREALRIAHTEIAPISDVRGSADYKRLLATQLLTAHVVKAAPERVSLDAMLAI, from the coding sequence ATGACCACCCACGTTGAATTCTGGCTGAACGACCGCCGCGTCATCACCGACGTCCCCGACGGGATGCTGGTGCTCGATTACCTGCGCAAAGACCGCCTGCTCACGGGCACCAAAGAGGGGTGCAAGGAAGGCGACTGCGGGGCCTGCTCCATTCTGATTGGCGAGGTGGTCGAGGGGGTGATGCGCTACCAGCCGGTCACGAGCTGTTTGACGCCGGTGGGTGAGATGCACGGCAAGCATGTGGTGTCGATCGAGGGGCTGAATTTGCCGGGTAAGCTCAACCCGGTGCAGCAGGCGATGGTCGATCGGGTGGGCTCGCAGTGCGGGTTCTGCACGCCGGGGTTCATCGTCTCGATGTGCTGGTACATGATGGCCGCGCGCGAGACGCCAACGTTGGAGGGTTTTCAGCGCGCGTTCAGCGGCAACCTCTGCCGGTGCACGGGTTATGCGGCGATCAACCGCGCGAGCCTCGATCTGGTCGAGAACTTCGGGCCGGGCGGCCAGTGGGCGTCGATCTGGGAGGCTGACGATCGCCTGAGCGCCTTGATGGAGGCCGGTCTTCTGCCCGGGTATTTTGCCGAAATGCCAAAACGCCTGGAGGCCATTGGCGAGATGGAGGAGGTGCCCCGCGACGACGCCGACGTCATCGACTTCTTCGTGGCCGGCGGCACCGACCTCTATGTGCAAAAAGGTGAGCTCCTGCCCCGGGCGCAGGTCAAGATCCTCAACCGTCATCCCGAGATGAAGGGCATTCGCCGGCAAGGCGACACACTGCACATCGGCGCGCTCACGACCTTCGAGGAGTTCGGCGCGTCAGACGAGGTGGTGGCGTTCATCCCACAGATTCAGGACTACCTGCACCTGATCGCCTCCCTCCCCCTTCGCAACCGCGCCACCATCGCCGGCAACATCATCAACGCCTCGCCGATTGGCGACATGACGGCGATCATGCTCGCGCTCGACACCACGCTGGTGTTTGCCCGCGGTGAGACGACCCGCGAGGTGGAGCTCAAACGTTTTTATAAGGGCTACAAAACCTTCGATAAGCATCCCTCGGAGGTGATGACCGAGCTGCGCCTGCAGATCCCGGCGGCGGGCACCGGCGTCTATTTTGAAAAAGTCTCCAAGCGCCGCTGCCTGGACATCGCCACGGTCAACAGCGCCGCCAGGCTGCGCCTCTCCGATGATGGAGTTGTCGAGGAGGCCAGCCTGACGTTGGGCGGCGTAGCCGCCACCCCGCTCTGGCTGGAGAAGACGGGCGCATTCTTGACCGGTGAGGTGCTCACCGACGCCCTCTGGCGCGAGGCGTTGCGCATCGCCCACACCGAGATCGCTCCCATCTCCGATGTGCGCGGGAGCGCCGACTACAAACGTCTGCTCGCCACGCAGCTTCTGACGGCCCACGTGGTCAAGGCCGCGCCCGAGCGGGTGAGCCTCGACGCCATGCTGGCCATCTGA